Proteins encoded within one genomic window of Oncorhynchus masou masou isolate Uvic2021 chromosome 1, UVic_Omas_1.1, whole genome shotgun sequence:
- the LOC135539841 gene encoding uncharacterized protein C22orf15-like isoform X3, with the protein MFVTVQFGDCVDLMDRTGELVNLSDKEESMEQASSLMKKRHSYVLIRICKGDGTEGQKYVPLLNDLDKSHPELAEVLKKLSNPCKERDRKGVPSRKGSVNQTWSKATAGNKKSHSGKLCL; encoded by the exons atgttTGTCACAGTGCAGTTTGGAG ACTGTGTGGACCTGATGGACCGGACAGGGGAGCTGGTGAACCTGAGTGATAAGGAGGAGAGCATGGAGCAGGCCAGCAGTCTGATGAAGAAGAGGCACAGCTACGTTCTCATACGCATCTGCA AAGGAGACGGGACTGAAGGGCAGAAGTATGTGCCACTCTTAAATGACCTGGACAAGAGCCATCCTGAGTTAGCAG AGGTCCTAAAGAAGCTGTCCAACCCCTGTAAGGAGCGGGACAGAAAGGGTGTTCCGTCAAGGAAAGGCTCTGTTAACCAGACCTGGAGCAAGGCCACCGCTGGAAACAAGAAGAGCCATTCTGGAAAACTTTGTctatga
- the LOC135539841 gene encoding uncharacterized protein C22orf15-like isoform X1, which produces MFVTVQFGEAQTELFNLNCRMINFIHSLKERCDLDPQDCVDLMDRTGELVNLSDKEESMEQASSLMKKRHSYVLIRICKGDGTEGQKYVPLLNDLDKSHPELAEVLKKLSNPCKERDRKGVPSRKGSVNQTWSKATAGNKKSHSGKLCL; this is translated from the exons atgttTGTCACAGTGCAGTTTGGAG AGGCCCAAACAGAATTGTTTAACCTGAACTGCAGGATGATAAACTTCATCCACAGTTTGAAGGAGAGGTGTGATCTGGATCCTCAAG ACTGTGTGGACCTGATGGACCGGACAGGGGAGCTGGTGAACCTGAGTGATAAGGAGGAGAGCATGGAGCAGGCCAGCAGTCTGATGAAGAAGAGGCACAGCTACGTTCTCATACGCATCTGCA AAGGAGACGGGACTGAAGGGCAGAAGTATGTGCCACTCTTAAATGACCTGGACAAGAGCCATCCTGAGTTAGCAG AGGTCCTAAAGAAGCTGTCCAACCCCTGTAAGGAGCGGGACAGAAAGGGTGTTCCGTCAAGGAAAGGCTCTGTTAACCAGACCTGGAGCAAGGCCACCGCTGGAAACAAGAAGAGCCATTCTGGAAAACTTTGTctatga
- the LOC135539841 gene encoding uncharacterized protein LOC135539841 isoform X2 translates to MFVTVQFGEAQTELFNLNCRMINFIHSLKERCDLDPQDCVDLMDRTGELVNLSDKEESMEQASSLMKKRHSYVLIRICRDGTEGQKYVPLLNDLDKSHPELAEVLKKLSNPCKERDRKGVPSRKGSVNQTWSKATAGNKKSHSGKLCL, encoded by the exons atgttTGTCACAGTGCAGTTTGGAG AGGCCCAAACAGAATTGTTTAACCTGAACTGCAGGATGATAAACTTCATCCACAGTTTGAAGGAGAGGTGTGATCTGGATCCTCAAG ACTGTGTGGACCTGATGGACCGGACAGGGGAGCTGGTGAACCTGAGTGATAAGGAGGAGAGCATGGAGCAGGCCAGCAGTCTGATGAAGAAGAGGCACAGCTACGTTCTCATACGCATCTGCA GAGACGGGACTGAAGGGCAGAAGTATGTGCCACTCTTAAATGACCTGGACAAGAGCCATCCTGAGTTAGCAG AGGTCCTAAAGAAGCTGTCCAACCCCTGTAAGGAGCGGGACAGAAAGGGTGTTCCGTCAAGGAAAGGCTCTGTTAACCAGACCTGGAGCAAGGCCACCGCTGGAAACAAGAAGAGCCATTCTGGAAAACTTTGTctatga